A section of the Primulina eburnea isolate SZY01 chromosome 1, ASM2296580v1, whole genome shotgun sequence genome encodes:
- the LOC140812369 gene encoding uncharacterized protein: MDSAATSTSITAKGKTDKLRRSWTAPEEQVLILALKDVISKGYKSENGFRNGYLPLLESAIKSAFKDSDLRGHPHITSKIHVWKKHYGCLASMLAKSGVGWNDTENMIEASTEAWDAVIKVDNSVRVLRYKRWPHYRDWCEIFGNDRATGDRVETFSAAVNDVLNMADNETTEMGFGFDDFYRPLEGDGESVSVTHTPRTNPTSVSNAKSKKRKQLDEGDEQIVAAINNLAAITKETMSSLIKEMSSDSKIGDAMDNVLDTLGTLSELTSDEKVRVAEILVENPNKLSLFLRLDEGGKLSLSKRLLNP, encoded by the exons ATGGATAGCGCAGCGACATCCACAAGTATTACAGCGAAAGGTAAAACAGATAAGTTAAGGCGTAGTTGGACAGCCCCAGAGGAACAAGTTCTAATTCTCGCATTGAAAGACGTAATTAGCAAAGGCTATAAATCTGAAAATGGATTTCGAAATGGTTATTTACCTTTATTGGAATCAGCCATTAAAAGTGCATTCAAAGATTCTGATTTACGTGGCCATCCTCATATAACTTCGAAAATCCACGTGTGGAAGAAACATTATGGTTGTTTAGCATCGATGCTTGCGAAGAGTGGTGTGGGTTGGAATGACACAGAAAATATGATTGAGGCTAGTACTGAGGCATGGGATGCTGTAATCAAG GTGGACAATAGCGTTCGTGTTCTGCGTTACAAACGATGGCCACACTATAGAGATTGGTGTGAGATCTTTGGCAATGATCGGGCAACAGGAGATCGAGTGGAGACCTTTTCAGCTGCTGTTAACGATGTGTTAAATATGGCGGATAATGAAACCACTGAAATGGGATTTGGGTTTGATGACTTCTACCGCCCATTGGAAGGAGACGGTGAGTCAGTTTCTGTAACTCATACACCACGCACAAACCCAACCTCTGTTTCGAATGCCAAGTCCAAAAAACGCAAGCAGTTAGATGAAGGTGACGAGCAGATAGTTGCTGCAATCAATAATCTAGCTGCCATCACAAAGGAGACTATGTCAAGTCTGATTAAAGAGATGTCCTCAGACTCGAAAATTGGAGATGCTATGGACAATGTGTTGGATACTTTAGGAACACTGTCAGAGCTAACTTCCGATGAGAAGGTGCGTGTTGCTGAGATCTTAGTGGAGAACCCCAACAAATTAAGTCTGTTCTTGCGGCTTGATGAAGGCGGGAAGCTCAGTTTAAGCAAACGGCTACTGAATCCATAG
- the LOC140807917 gene encoding uncharacterized protein: protein MVQGCVGALDGTYINVNVPISDKGKYRTRKGTIAINVLGVCNRDMNFIYALCGWKGSAADARVLRDALTRSDGLKVDRGSYYLCDNGYANVQGFLTPYRRVPYHRDAWGNRTTAPQNYKELFNWRHSKARNVIERAFGLLKQRWAILRSPSFYPLKTQNRIIMACILLHNFIRSQMPANVVDDIEEETFSPTPHHDTDYIEDFNSSDEWDSWRENFAMSMYHN from the exons ATGGTACAGGGTTGTGTTGGTGCATTAGATGGAACATATATAAATGTTAATGTACCAATCTCTGATAAGGGAAAGTACCGAACTAGAAAAGGAACCATTGCAATTAATGTTTTGGGAGTGTGCAACCGAGATATGAACTTCATTTACGCTCTTTGTGGCTGGAAAGGATCGGCCGCAGATGCCAGAGTTCTTCGTGATGCATTAACACGTTCCGACGGACTAAAAGTTGACAGAG GCTCTTACTATTTGTGCGACAACGGATATGCAAACGTCCAAGGATTCTTGACTCCATATAGAAGAGTGCCATACCATAGAGATGCTTGGGGCAATCGCACTACTGCTCCACAGAATTATAAAGAACTCTTCAATTGGCGACACAGCAAAGCTAGGAATGTCATCGAAAGAGCATTCGGTCTTCTTAAGCAAAGATGGGCCATCCTACGAAGCCCTTCATTCTATCCATTGAAAACTCAGAATAGAATAATTATGGCGTGTATTTTGTTACATAACTTCATCCGTTCTCAGATGCCCGCTAATGTTGTTGACGATATTGAAGAGGAAACATTTAGCCCAACTCCACATCATGATACAGACTATATTGAGGATTTTAACTCTTCCGATGAATGGGATAGTTGGAGAGAGAACTTTGCAATGTCGATGTACCACAACTGA